The genomic interval CTGTTGGATATTATGGCTCGCCTTAATGGAGAAGAACACATTACCTTCCTCTTCAGCACACACGATCAGCGGGTGATTGACCGAGCAAGACGGGTTGTGACCTTAGAAGACGGAAAGATTATTTCGGATGAGACGTTTGAACGCTAAACTACTGGTAGCTGGCCTTTTGGCTGCTGCTTCCACGACCGCCCAAGATTACATTGAGATCGATGGGTATGTCAAACTATTGGGGACCGCAACGGACTTGAGTCGCGAGATTCCAGAAGTCTTTATCAACTTGGGTAATCTCGAGTATACCTACGCCGATTATCAAGTCCACAACCGCTTCAATTTCGAATACCGCAAAGGTGAGCATTGGCGAGCACGAATTGGCATGAGGAATAGGCTCTTTTGGGGCTATCAGGTAGAGAATCTTCCCCAGTTCCAAAGCTCCATTGAGGCTGATCCAGGGCTGTTGGACATGAGTTTTATTTGGTTCGAAACGGACGGTATGTTCTTGCATACGGTCTTTGACCGAGCATACATTGAATACCGCAATCAAGACTGGGAAATTGCGGCCGGTCGTCAACGGATCAACTGGGGCCTGAATACCGTTTGGAATCCGAACGACTTATTCAACCAATACAACTACTTTGACTTCGACTACGAAGAACGACCAGGATCCGATGCAGCCAGGGTGACCCGCTACTTAGGCTATAACTCAAAGCTCGAAGGGGCGGTATCCATAGACAGTGCAAATGAAGTGACTGCCGCTGGACTGCATCAGTTTGGGTGGGGATCCTATGATGTGCAGGTCATCGGGGGTTGGTTTAAAGATGATATTGCCATTGGTGGTGGTTGGGCAGGAAATCTGCGTAATGCCGGATTCAAAGGGGAGTTCACCTACTTCCAGGGCGTTCAAGACGACAGTCCAAACGCCTTCTTGGGGAGTTTTACTTTGGACTATGCGTTTGCCAATTCCCTGTATTTGGCGGCGAGTTATTTATATAATTCAGGCGGAAGCAATGAGTCAAATTTTGCGGATTTCGGTGCCATTGCTGGTCCCGGGCAAGTTTTATCAGCCAAGAACCCCTTCCCATTCAAGAGCACCGTTTTTATGGCGAGTAGCTACCAAATCACTCCCCTATTTCGAGTGGATGTGAGTCAGATGTTCACGACTAATTTAGATAGCTACATTCTCATTCCCAGCTTGAGCTACAGCATCACGCAGGACTTGGATGCTTTAATACTGGCACAGGTATTCTTCGGAAATCGATTGTTCCCCCTTCCTCCTCCCCTCCCGACCGTCGATGAAGGCTGGGGATATGTGAGCGGTTTGGGGTTTGTCCGGCTTAAGTACTCGTTTTAAGCAGCAAGGCAAAGATTCCGACGCCGACCAGTACGCTGATCACAATATTGGCAATGGCCCATCCGGCATGACCGAGGCGCCAGAGCTCTACGGATTCAAAACTGAAGGTCGAGAAGGTCGAGAATCCTCCACAAAACCCAACGAGCAGTGCTGCACGCCACGTTTCGGCACTAAGGGACACTTCCTGGCGCTGAAGCCAGTTGAAGACCAGAGCGAAAACGACAATACTCAACATATTCGCTGCAAAGGTACCGACGGGAAAATAGGCCTTCGGAGCCAGAGAAAGCGTCATGCGACCTGTAGCAAATCGAGCCAAGGAACCGAGTCCTCCTCCAACAAATATGGCTAAATACAACTGCACCGTTACAGAGATAAGGGGCGAAAGCGGTTTTCCATCCGGCCGTAGGCCGTCCAAACCATCCACCCAATTGCTGATCCCAAGATAGCGCCTCCGAGAATGTCGCCCAAATAGTGGACTCCTAGGTAGACGCGGCTGTAGGCGGAAAGCA from Cryomorphaceae bacterium carries:
- a CDS encoding CrcB family protein — encoded protein: MQLYLAIFVGGGLGSLARFATGRMTLSLAPKAYFPVGTFAANMLSIVVFALVFNWLQRQEVSLSAETWRAALLVGFCGGFSTFSTFSFESVELWRLGHAGWAIANIVISVLVGVGIFALLLKTST